One Pseudomonas abieticivorans genomic region harbors:
- a CDS encoding tetratricopeptide repeat protein — protein MLADPVLRLGVQGRGAVARLLLDQAAAGNLEAQARLGQALLDGHGIGQDAALALRWFRIAASAGHLGALNMVGRCLELGWGCAPDLPGAARHYQAAAERSLDWGQYNYANLLSQGRGVNKNMPQALAWYQRAADSGHAKAMNLVGRFHEEGWVVPQNLAVAFEWFQRAALAGDFRGQCSYATMLIGQGRREEAVQWLTRATRTATPAFLQTIRQAVHRLDWLGYGPVLRAIDQRLSQV, from the coding sequence ATGTTGGCCGATCCCGTCCTGCGCCTGGGCGTGCAGGGCCGTGGCGCCGTGGCCCGGTTGTTGTTGGACCAGGCGGCTGCCGGCAACCTGGAGGCCCAGGCGCGGCTGGGCCAGGCGCTGCTCGACGGCCACGGCATTGGCCAGGATGCGGCGCTGGCCCTGCGCTGGTTTCGCATCGCCGCCAGTGCCGGCCACCTGGGTGCCTTGAACATGGTGGGCCGTTGCCTGGAACTGGGCTGGGGCTGCGCCCCCGACTTGCCAGGCGCCGCACGCCATTACCAGGCGGCCGCCGAACGCAGCCTTGATTGGGGCCAGTACAACTACGCCAACCTGCTCAGCCAGGGCCGCGGCGTTAACAAGAACATGCCCCAGGCCCTGGCGTGGTACCAGCGTGCCGCCGACAGCGGGCATGCCAAGGCGATGAACCTGGTGGGGCGTTTTCACGAAGAGGGCTGGGTGGTGCCGCAGAACCTGGCGGTGGCCTTCGAGTGGTTCCAGCGCGCGGCCCTGGCGGGTGACTTTCGTGGCCAGTGCAGCTACGCAACGATGCTGATCGGCCAAGGGCGGCGCGAAGAGGCGGTGCAGTGGCTGACCCGCGCCACGCGCACGGCGACTCCAGCCTTTTTGCAAACGATTCGCCAGGCTGTACACAGGTTGGATTGGCTGGGGTACGGGCCGGTATTGCGGGCTATCGATCAGCGTTTGTCGCAGGTTTGA
- a CDS encoding sensor histidine kinase produces the protein MAEPRRFSLGRRLILTYGLVSLLTGAGVLGLSNFSLNRLEMRLQDIDMGIGIQRVRSEIASGGAGRPGRFFAGLPGSPVFPPDLRQLAPGFYKLMRGQRLWHVRVLDDGPQRFLLMRDYTDYEHGQTTMLIVGVISLGGIVLLAVALGLITSRRLVRPIERLAASMTERSGQPPSSRLAPDFPANEIGTVAQAFDDTYNHLELALQRERLFTADVGHELRTPMMAALSACEVLQDEEPLSPDASAQLRRIQASIQDMRQRLDTYLMLARGERDCLGFAHGTLADTAAEQVAHSNAQARRLGLELQLQQLPDETEPHGYPLPLLRTVLGNLLRNALQYAGSGSQIHVRVGANWLEVEDNGPGVPADQHGAIFLPFTRGSQPSVDNLGLGLSLVKRICLHQGWTIDVSSPVGGPTCFRLVCSV, from the coding sequence ATGGCTGAGCCACGCCGCTTCAGCCTGGGGCGGCGGCTGATCCTCACCTACGGGCTGGTCAGCCTGCTGACCGGCGCCGGGGTGCTGGGGCTGTCCAACTTCAGCCTCAACCGCCTGGAAATGCGCCTGCAAGACATCGACATGGGCATCGGGATCCAGCGGGTGCGCAGCGAAATCGCCAGCGGCGGCGCGGGCCGGCCCGGTCGGTTTTTTGCAGGCTTACCCGGCTCCCCAGTGTTCCCGCCGGACTTGCGGCAATTGGCGCCCGGCTTCTACAAACTGATGCGTGGGCAACGCCTGTGGCACGTGCGGGTGTTGGACGACGGCCCGCAGCGCTTTTTGTTGATGCGTGACTACACCGACTACGAACATGGCCAAACCACCATGCTGATCGTCGGCGTGATCAGCCTGGGGGGCATTGTGCTGCTGGCGGTGGCGCTGGGCCTGATCACCAGCCGGCGCCTGGTGCGGCCCATCGAGCGCCTGGCCGCCAGCATGACCGAGCGCAGCGGCCAGCCGCCGTCCAGCCGCCTGGCGCCGGATTTTCCAGCCAACGAAATCGGCACCGTGGCCCAGGCCTTCGATGACACCTACAACCACCTGGAACTGGCGTTGCAGCGCGAGCGGCTGTTTACCGCCGACGTCGGCCATGAGCTGCGCACGCCAATGATGGCGGCGCTCAGCGCGTGCGAAGTGCTGCAGGATGAGGAGCCACTGAGCCCCGATGCCAGCGCGCAGCTGCGCCGCATCCAAGCCTCGATCCAGGACATGCGCCAGCGCCTGGACACCTACCTGATGCTGGCCCGCGGCGAACGCGACTGCCTGGGGTTTGCCCATGGCACCCTGGCCGACACCGCCGCCGAACAGGTCGCCCACAGCAATGCCCAGGCCAGGCGGCTGGGCCTTGAGTTACAACTGCAGCAGCTACCAGACGAAACCGAACCACACGGCTACCCCCTGCCCTTGCTGCGTACCGTGTTGGGCAACCTGCTGCGCAACGCCCTGCAGTACGCCGGCAGCGGCAGCCAGATCCACGTGCGCGTGGGCGCAAACTGGCTGGAGGTGGAAGACAACGGCCCGGGGGTGCCGGCCGATCAGCATGGGGCGATCTTCTTGCCGTTTACCCGGGGGTCGCAACCCAGCGTTGATAACCTTGGGTTGGGCTTGTCGCTGGTCAAGCGGATCTGCCTGCATCAGGGCTGGACCATCGACGTGAGCTCGCCGGTGGGTGGGCCGACGTGTTTCCGCCTGGTGTGTTCGGTTTGA
- a CDS encoding TonB-dependent receptor, translated as MNRPTALHPRLDVSLGMAVATLSGLTYAADEVPNTLQLQQTVIDAAQDNGTPYQTERLSGSKFTEALRDTPQSISVVPKRVLQEQNAQDLKDVLRNVPGITFNSGEGGGGVGDSINIRGFNADGNIYRDGVRDPAKYTHSELFNTEQVEVLKGSSSSGWGVGAIGGAVNLVTKTPELKDFNTLDVGVGTADYKRSTLDINHTIDGLGEGAAFRLNVVGYKGGVNGRDWIQRERNGFAPSLALGLGTDTRFTLAYEYLHDNGNTDYGIPTVNGTHGSAPHRLAGWNSYWGWRNLDKENNESHRLNLKFAHDFNDTVSFDNQLTYFHLDHDYFVTTPGGTYYGPNSPAPGVHANKGVYRRTINTPSRDQTNATWSDQSNLTFNFDTYGIGHTLVTGVEYSKQTLQSNIGKLTAADATQMNNLTSASNTWSKYPYSADTYTSSEIAAEQVDKAFYVLDTLKFDEHWQLHLAGRQDHYESRVTGNYSRSSQTAAWVDGGNSSASEKINSVHTALVYKPVENGSIYLSYANARQPNSLTAIAQTGSNTGDSTQRGKTYELGTKWDLFDENLSLTAALYETKRSLTYTDDDTGATLDVGGEQRVRGLELGVAGNITEHWSIYAGYAFQDSKTLKAANEGSDDGVGIANTPKHTLSVWNTWKLPGDNSLSYGVRYVDTVDIYQGTGTGADSVTSSATKTTVPDYVVHDMAFTHAINRDMDVRLNITNLFNKHYWSEYNGRGYGLPGDGRGATVTGEYRF; from the coding sequence ATGAACCGCCCCACCGCCCTTCACCCCCGCCTGGACGTTTCCTTAGGCATGGCTGTCGCCACCCTCAGCGGCCTGACCTACGCCGCCGATGAAGTGCCCAACACCCTGCAACTGCAGCAGACCGTGATCGACGCGGCGCAGGACAATGGCACGCCGTACCAGACCGAGCGGCTGTCGGGCAGCAAATTCACCGAAGCGCTGCGCGACACCCCGCAAAGCATCAGCGTGGTGCCCAAGCGTGTGCTCCAGGAGCAGAACGCCCAGGACTTGAAAGACGTGTTGCGCAACGTGCCGGGCATCACCTTCAACTCCGGCGAAGGCGGCGGTGGGGTAGGGGACAGCATCAACATTCGCGGCTTCAATGCCGACGGCAACATCTACCGTGACGGCGTGCGTGACCCGGCCAAGTACACCCACTCCGAACTGTTCAACACCGAGCAGGTGGAAGTGCTCAAGGGCTCCAGCAGCTCAGGCTGGGGCGTGGGCGCCATCGGCGGCGCGGTAAACCTGGTGACCAAGACCCCGGAGCTCAAGGACTTCAACACCCTGGACGTGGGCGTGGGCACTGCCGATTACAAGCGCTCCACCCTGGACATCAACCACACCATCGACGGCCTGGGCGAAGGCGCGGCGTTTCGCTTGAACGTGGTGGGCTACAAGGGCGGCGTCAACGGCCGTGACTGGATACAACGCGAGCGCAACGGCTTTGCGCCGTCGCTGGCCCTGGGGCTGGGCACCGACACCCGCTTCACCCTTGCCTACGAATACCTGCACGACAACGGCAACACCGACTACGGCATCCCCACCGTCAACGGCACCCATGGCAGTGCCCCCCACCGCCTGGCCGGCTGGAACAGTTATTGGGGCTGGCGCAACCTGGACAAGGAAAACAACGAGTCGCACCGCCTGAACCTGAAGTTCGCCCACGACTTCAATGACACGGTCAGCTTCGATAACCAGTTGACCTACTTCCACCTGGACCACGACTACTTCGTGACCACCCCTGGTGGCACCTACTACGGCCCCAACAGCCCGGCGCCCGGCGTGCATGCCAACAAGGGCGTGTACCGACGCACCATCAACACCCCGTCGCGCGACCAGACCAACGCCACCTGGAGCGACCAGAGCAACCTGACCTTCAACTTCGATACCTACGGCATCGGCCACACCCTGGTCACGGGCGTGGAGTACAGCAAGCAAACCCTGCAATCGAACATCGGCAAACTCACCGCCGCCGACGCCACGCAGATGAACAACCTGACCTCGGCCAGCAACACCTGGTCCAAGTACCCGTACTCGGCCGACACCTACACCAGCTCCGAGATCGCTGCCGAGCAGGTCGACAAGGCCTTCTACGTACTCGACACCCTGAAGTTCGACGAGCACTGGCAACTGCACTTGGCCGGTCGCCAGGACCACTACGAGTCGCGTGTCACCGGCAACTATTCGCGCAGCAGCCAAACCGCCGCCTGGGTGGACGGCGGCAATTCGTCGGCCTCGGAAAAGATCAACAGCGTGCACACCGCGCTGGTCTACAAGCCGGTCGAGAACGGCAGTATTTACCTGAGCTACGCCAACGCCCGCCAACCCAACAGCCTGACCGCCATTGCCCAGACCGGCAGCAATACCGGCGACAGTACCCAGCGCGGCAAGACCTACGAACTGGGCACCAAGTGGGACCTGTTCGACGAGAATCTGAGCCTGACCGCCGCCCTGTACGAAACCAAGCGCAGCCTGACCTACACCGACGACGACACCGGCGCCACCCTCGACGTGGGCGGTGAGCAACGCGTGCGTGGCCTGGAGTTGGGCGTGGCCGGCAACATCACCGAGCACTGGTCGATCTACGCAGGCTACGCCTTCCAGGACAGCAAGACGCTTAAGGCCGCCAACGAAGGCTCTGACGATGGCGTCGGCATCGCCAACACGCCCAAGCACACCTTAAGCGTCTGGAACACCTGGAAGCTGCCGGGCGACAACAGCCTCAGCTACGGCGTGCGGTACGTCGACACCGTGGACATCTACCAAGGCACCGGCACCGGCGCCGACTCGGTCACCAGTTCCGCCACCAAGACCACCGTGCCCGACTACGTGGTGCATGACATGGCCTTCACCCACGCGATCAACCGCGACATGGACGTGCGCCTGAACATCACCAACCTGTTCAACAAGCACTATTGGAGCGAGTACAACGGCCGAGGCTATGGCCTACCGGGTGACGGCCGCGGTGCCACCGTCACTGGCGAGTACCGCTTCTGA
- a CDS encoding DUF6555 family protein, with protein MAQLYVIEYLLHGEPKSFVIRSDAMNNAEAWHWASCDAGVGIIPKFGRQKIKQVSKPMAERYGITEVRWRLTGAPPPALRSEGTAAT; from the coding sequence ATGGCGCAGCTTTACGTTATCGAGTACTTGCTACACGGCGAGCCAAAATCATTCGTGATTCGATCGGATGCGATGAACAATGCCGAGGCGTGGCATTGGGCAAGTTGTGATGCAGGGGTGGGGATCATCCCGAAATTTGGCCGGCAGAAAATCAAGCAAGTGAGCAAACCCATGGCCGAGCGCTATGGCATTACCGAGGTGCGATGGCGCTTGACCGGGGCGCCGCCGCCAGCGCTGCGCTCGGAGGGCACGGCTGCAACGTGA
- a CDS encoding response regulator transcription factor, whose protein sequence is MRILVIEDDLDILNNITRYLSRRGYILDCAENGAQGLEMARSGEFDLIVLDLMLPRLDGYTLCRRLREHSGRRTPVIMVTARDTLDDRLEGFEAGADDYLVKPFALAELAARVNALLQRSSPQQSAVLQVADLRLDTATLALSRAGQPLKLPPAPLRLLTALMQASPAVVARRKLEELLWSDSPPDSDSLRTHIHQLRHVVDKPYPQPLLRTVHGIGYRLCADG, encoded by the coding sequence ATGCGCATTCTGGTAATCGAGGATGACCTCGACATTCTCAACAACATCACCCGCTACCTGAGCCGCCGCGGCTACATCCTCGATTGCGCGGAAAACGGCGCCCAAGGCCTGGAGATGGCCCGCAGCGGCGAGTTCGACCTGATCGTGCTCGACCTGATGCTGCCGCGCCTGGACGGCTACACCCTGTGCCGGCGCCTGCGCGAGCACAGCGGGCGGCGCACGCCGGTGATCATGGTGACCGCCCGCGACACCCTGGACGATCGCCTGGAAGGCTTCGAAGCCGGTGCCGACGACTACCTGGTCAAGCCCTTTGCCCTGGCCGAGTTGGCCGCCCGGGTGAATGCCCTGTTGCAGCGCAGCAGCCCCCAGCAATCGGCCGTGCTGCAAGTGGCCGACCTGCGCCTGGACACCGCCACCCTGGCGCTGAGCCGTGCCGGCCAGCCATTGAAACTGCCACCGGCGCCCTTGCGCCTGCTGACCGCCTTGATGCAGGCCAGCCCCGCCGTGGTGGCGCGGCGTAAACTCGAAGAGCTGCTGTGGAGCGACTCGCCGCCCGACAGCGACAGCCTGCGCACCCACATCCATCAACTGCGCCACGTGGTCGACAAGCCCTACCCCCAGCCCCTGTTGCGCACCGTGCACGGCATCGGCTACCGGCTGTGCGCCGATGGCTGA
- a CDS encoding FAD-dependent oxidoreductase codes for MTLHAVAPLNELPEDRATRFELGDLAVVLVRQAGQVSAYQADCPHAGAPLEDGAVCEGFLICPWHKAAFAIDDGRVCEPPALVDLKRYAARVVGDTVWVDDQPMANRPTPTRPDKRCLVVIGAGAAGTAAVATLHRQGFAGRLVWLDREPQPAYDRTALSKFVIAGQLPPHEVPPLLDEDARQAAHIQQAEVKAIDIQARTLHLNDGQALTYDAALLATGGIAQRPDMEGATLPGTFVLRSRADAEKILAGASPGSTAVIVGDSFIGLEAASALSERGLKVHVVSRHAVPLARQVGERIGQALKALHQQHGVVFHGPCEPVRLAGNDHVHAVHLDDGTVLAADLVLFGTGVKPATACVQSLRLAEDGSVNVDAHLRAAEGLWAAGDIVTFPLAGKPVRIEHWRVAQQHGVLAALNMLGERHRYADVPFFWTYHYGQNLEVLGHATGWSRIVYHGEPEHGAFIALLCEGEQVVSVVARDESRAMAVLAQKMKRALTVPLALAMIKAVHR; via the coding sequence ATGACCCTGCACGCCGTCGCCCCTCTCAACGAACTGCCCGAGGACCGAGCCACTCGGTTCGAACTGGGTGACCTGGCCGTGGTGCTGGTGCGCCAGGCGGGACAGGTCAGCGCCTACCAGGCTGACTGCCCCCATGCCGGCGCACCACTGGAGGACGGCGCGGTGTGCGAGGGCTTTCTGATCTGCCCCTGGCACAAGGCGGCATTTGCCATAGACGATGGGCGCGTGTGCGAGCCGCCCGCCCTGGTCGACCTCAAGCGCTATGCAGCCCGCGTGGTGGGCGATACGGTGTGGGTGGACGACCAGCCCATGGCGAATCGACCCACGCCCACCCGGCCCGACAAACGCTGCCTGGTGGTGATTGGCGCGGGCGCCGCGGGTACGGCGGCCGTGGCCACCTTGCACAGGCAAGGCTTCGCCGGACGGCTGGTGTGGCTGGACCGCGAACCGCAGCCGGCCTACGACCGCACCGCATTGAGCAAATTCGTGATCGCCGGGCAGCTGCCACCCCACGAGGTCCCGCCGCTGTTGGACGAGGACGCGCGCCAAGCCGCGCACATCCAGCAGGCCGAGGTGAAAGCCATCGACATCCAGGCCCGCACCCTGCACCTGAACGACGGCCAGGCACTGACCTATGACGCGGCCCTGCTGGCCACGGGCGGTATCGCCCAGCGACCGGACATGGAAGGCGCCACGCTGCCCGGGACTTTCGTGTTGCGCTCACGTGCCGACGCCGAAAAGATCCTCGCAGGCGCCAGCCCCGGCTCCACGGCGGTGATCGTTGGGGACAGCTTCATCGGCCTTGAAGCGGCCTCGGCCTTAAGCGAGCGGGGGTTGAAGGTGCACGTGGTCTCGCGCCATGCCGTGCCGTTGGCGCGCCAAGTGGGCGAGCGTATCGGCCAGGCACTCAAGGCGTTGCACCAGCAGCACGGCGTGGTATTCCATGGCCCTTGCGAGCCCGTACGCCTTGCCGGCAATGACCACGTGCACGCCGTGCACCTGGACGACGGCACTGTGCTTGCGGCCGACCTGGTGCTGTTTGGCACGGGCGTCAAGCCGGCCACCGCCTGCGTGCAGTCCCTGCGCTTGGCTGAAGACGGCTCGGTCAACGTCGACGCCCATTTGCGCGCCGCCGAAGGGCTGTGGGCCGCAGGCGACATCGTGACCTTCCCGCTGGCTGGCAAACCGGTGCGTATCGAGCACTGGCGCGTGGCCCAGCAGCATGGCGTGCTGGCCGCCTTGAACATGCTGGGCGAGCGACACCGCTACGCCGACGTGCCGTTTTTCTGGACGTACCACTACGGCCAGAACCTTGAAGTGCTCGGCCACGCCACGGGTTGGAGCCGCATCGTTTACCACGGCGAGCCGGAGCACGGCGCCTTCATCGCCCTGCTGTGCGAGGGCGAACAGGTGGTGTCGGTGGTGGCCCGCGACGAGTCACGCGCCATGGCGGTGTTGGCGCAAAAAATGAAACGCGCGCTGACCGTGCCCCTGGCCCTGGCGATGATAAAAGCGGTGCATCGATGA
- a CDS encoding bile acid:sodium symporter family protein, translating to MKRPRFLPDNFTLTLVSVVIIASFLPASGQVAVGFSWLTNLAIALLFFLHGAKLSRESIIAGAGHWRLHLLVFSLTFILFPLLGLALKPVLSPLIGKDLYMGMLYLCALPATVQSAIAFTSLARGNIPAAICSAAASSLFGIFLTPLLVTLLLNVHGEGSNTLDAILKISVQLLLPFIVGQIARRWIGAWVGRNKNWLKFVDQGSILLVVYSAFSEAVNEGIWHKIPLWDLGGLVVVCCILLALVLAASTLLGKLFGFSQEDRITILFCGSKKSLATGVPMAQVLFAGSTIGVLILPLMLFHQIQLMVCAVLAQRYAKRQESVPELMAQVDP from the coding sequence ATGAAGCGCCCTCGTTTTTTACCCGACAACTTCACCCTGACCCTGGTCAGCGTGGTGATCATCGCCAGCTTCCTGCCCGCCAGTGGCCAGGTCGCGGTCGGTTTCAGCTGGCTGACCAACCTGGCCATTGCCCTGCTGTTTTTCTTGCACGGCGCCAAGCTGTCGCGCGAGTCGATCATCGCCGGTGCTGGCCACTGGCGCCTGCACCTGCTGGTGTTCAGCCTGACCTTCATCCTGTTCCCGTTGCTGGGCCTGGCGCTCAAGCCGGTGCTGTCGCCGTTGATCGGCAAAGACCTGTACATGGGCATGCTGTACCTGTGCGCCTTGCCGGCCACGGTGCAGTCGGCGATTGCCTTCACCTCCCTGGCACGCGGCAACATCCCGGCGGCGATTTGCAGCGCGGCGGCTTCCAGCCTGTTCGGGATCTTCCTGACGCCGTTGCTGGTGACCCTGCTGTTGAACGTGCACGGCGAGGGCAGCAACACCCTGGATGCGATCCTGAAAATCAGCGTGCAACTGCTACTGCCGTTTATCGTCGGGCAGATCGCGCGGCGCTGGATCGGCGCCTGGGTAGGCCGCAACAAAAACTGGCTGAAGTTCGTCGACCAAGGCTCGATCCTGCTAGTGGTCTACAGCGCGTTCAGCGAGGCGGTCAACGAAGGCATCTGGCACAAAATCCCGCTGTGGGACCTGGGCGGCCTGGTGGTGGTGTGCTGCATCCTGCTGGCGTTGGTGCTGGCGGCCTCCACTCTGTTGGGCAAGCTGTTCGGCTTCAGCCAGGAAGACCGTATTACCATCCTGTTTTGCGGCTCTAAAAAGAGCCTGGCCACCGGCGTGCCGATGGCGCAGGTGCTGTTCGCCGGCAGCACCATCGGCGTGTTGATCCTGCCGCTGATGCTGTTCCACCAGATCCAGTTGATGGTCTGCGCGGTGCTGGCCCAGCGCTATGCCAAACGCCAGGAATCGGTGCCTGAGTTGATGGCCCAGGTTGATCCCTGA
- a CDS encoding AraC family transcriptional regulator, with amino-acid sequence MPPKGHDKSIRRSVPGLPSLPRPVYGRTESLPNRALTRRHSHPWVQLSYAVQGVLEVQTSAGRFVAPPERAVWIPAGMPHRVFSSPRTEMRSLYLDCSVTGWAQPRCHVLGVSDLLRELIRAFSLIPVEYDEGSAHGRLAQVLLDQLAAAPQIDLMLPLPQDARLQQIYRSLQQHPEQATTLGHWSEVLGVTEKTLSRLFLRDTGLTFRAWRQRLRLLGALTPLEQGARVTDVALACGYDSTSAFIAAFRQQFGETPGEFFR; translated from the coding sequence ATGCCGCCTAAAGGACATGACAAGAGTATCAGGCGCAGCGTCCCTGGGCTTCCCAGCCTGCCACGCCCGGTGTACGGGCGCACCGAATCGCTGCCCAATCGCGCGCTGACCCGTCGCCACAGCCACCCCTGGGTGCAACTGTCATACGCGGTGCAAGGCGTGCTGGAAGTGCAGACCAGCGCCGGGCGCTTCGTCGCCCCGCCGGAACGCGCGGTATGGATCCCGGCGGGCATGCCGCACCGGGTGTTCAGCTCGCCACGCACCGAGATGCGCAGCCTGTACCTTGATTGCAGCGTGACCGGTTGGGCGCAGCCGCGCTGCCATGTGCTGGGCGTGAGCGACTTGCTGCGCGAGTTGATACGGGCGTTCAGCCTGATCCCGGTCGAATACGACGAGGGCAGCGCCCACGGGCGCCTGGCCCAGGTGCTACTCGACCAATTGGCCGCCGCGCCACAGATCGACCTGATGCTGCCCCTGCCCCAGGACGCCCGCTTGCAGCAAATCTACCGCAGCCTGCAGCAACACCCCGAGCAGGCAACCACCTTGGGCCACTGGAGCGAGGTGCTGGGGGTGACCGAAAAAACCCTCAGCCGGCTGTTCCTGCGCGACACCGGCCTGACCTTCCGCGCTTGGCGCCAGCGCCTGCGCCTGCTGGGGGCACTGACGCCGCTGGAACAGGGCGCGCGGGTGACCGACGTGGCATTGGCCTGCGGGTATGACTCGACTTCGGCGTTTATTGCCGCGTTTCGCCAGCAGTTTGGCGAAACGCCGGGGGAGTTCTTTCGTTAG